The following are from one region of the Actinoplanes sp. L3-i22 genome:
- a CDS encoding DNA-processing protein DprA encodes MRHDRQGQVTALIALLRRPGAHWHEITSDVLTGGDAISVLERTLGDRDTLFPDDAAVTTALNSALTEVQAWEADGIGVHTLFDTTYPARLRDIREMPPLVFTRGTLAEDRRAVAVVGTRKPTDRGIDTAEKIASALAESGCTVVSGLALGIDTAAHTAALRAGGRTVAVIGTGVNRYYPAPNRPLQQRIVRDGLVISQFWPEASPTRQSFPMRNAVMSGYSAATVVVEAAEKSGARIQARLALQHGRPVVLADSLLVHEWARDYASRPGVVVVGTASELIAAVERIVQQIPDSDDALEGLPRLANT; translated from the coding sequence ATGCGACACGACCGTCAGGGGCAGGTGACAGCTCTCATCGCCCTGCTCCGACGGCCCGGCGCCCACTGGCACGAGATCACCTCGGACGTACTGACCGGCGGCGACGCCATAAGTGTCCTCGAGCGGACGCTCGGCGACCGCGACACGCTGTTTCCCGATGATGCCGCGGTGACCACCGCTCTCAACTCCGCTCTTACCGAGGTACAGGCGTGGGAAGCCGACGGCATCGGGGTGCACACTCTGTTCGACACCACGTATCCGGCGCGGCTACGCGACATCCGGGAGATGCCGCCGCTGGTATTCACCCGCGGCACCTTGGCTGAGGACCGACGTGCCGTTGCTGTCGTCGGAACCAGAAAACCCACCGACCGTGGCATCGACACCGCCGAGAAGATCGCTTCAGCCCTTGCGGAATCAGGATGCACCGTCGTCTCCGGACTCGCTCTGGGCATCGACACCGCCGCGCATACGGCCGCACTGCGAGCCGGTGGTCGCACGGTCGCTGTCATCGGCACCGGAGTCAACCGGTACTACCCTGCGCCGAACCGGCCCTTGCAGCAGCGCATCGTCCGTGACGGCCTGGTAATCAGCCAGTTCTGGCCGGAGGCCTCGCCGACCAGACAAAGCTTCCCTATGCGGAACGCCGTGATGAGCGGCTACTCCGCTGCGACTGTCGTCGTCGAGGCTGCTGAGAAAAGCGGTGCGCGCATCCAAGCTCGTCTCGCGTTGCAGCACGGCCGGCCGGTGGTGCTCGCCGACTCGCTGCTGGTACATGAGTGGGCCCGTGACTACGCCAGTCGGCCCGGCGTCGTCGTAGTCGGCACGGCCAGCGAGCTCATCGCGGCCGTCGAACGCATCGTCCAGCAGATCCCGGATTCCGACGACGCGCTGGAGGGTCTGCCGCGCCTTGCCAACACTTAG
- the istB gene encoding IS21-like element helper ATPase IstB, whose amino-acid sequence MTRHRGLTEQAADAAVDSACRLLRLPTIRSQFSELAEAAARDQMTYRGFLAELLMAECDDRARRRSERRIKAAAFPRDKSLRTFDFDANPNVDPAVVHTLAACDWVKKGLPLCLIGDSGTGKSHLLIALGTEAAMAGFRVRYVLATKLVNELVEAADDKILAKTIARYGRVDLLCIDELGYMELDKRGAELLFQVLTEREEKASVAIASNESFSGWSKTFTDPRLCAAIVDRITFGGNIIETGTDSYRLAQTRARAEDATRTQT is encoded by the coding sequence ATGACACGACACCGAGGACTCACCGAGCAGGCCGCTGACGCCGCCGTCGACTCCGCCTGCCGGCTGCTGCGACTGCCCACCATCCGCTCGCAGTTCAGTGAGCTGGCCGAGGCTGCTGCCCGCGATCAGATGACCTACCGCGGCTTCCTCGCCGAACTGCTGATGGCCGAGTGCGACGATCGGGCCCGGCGGCGTTCCGAACGCCGGATCAAGGCCGCCGCGTTCCCGCGCGACAAGAGCCTTCGCACCTTCGACTTCGACGCCAACCCGAACGTCGACCCCGCCGTCGTCCACACCCTCGCCGCCTGCGACTGGGTGAAGAAGGGCCTACCGCTCTGCCTGATCGGCGACTCCGGCACCGGCAAGTCTCACCTGCTCATCGCCCTGGGCACCGAAGCCGCGATGGCCGGCTTCCGCGTCCGCTACGTGCTGGCCACCAAACTCGTCAACGAACTCGTCGAAGCCGCCGACGACAAGATCCTCGCCAAAACCATCGCCCGCTACGGCCGCGTCGACCTGCTCTGCATCGACGAACTCGGCTACATGGAACTCGACAAACGCGGCGCTGAGCTGCTCTTCCAAGTGTTGACCGAACGCGAGGAGAAGGCATCGGTCGCGATCGCCTCCAACGAGTCGTTCTCCGGCTGGTCCAAGACCTTCACCGACCCGCGGCTCTGCGCCGCGATCGTCGACCGGATCACCTTTGGCGGCAACATCATCGAGACCGGCACCGACTCCTACCGCCTCGCCCAGACCCGAGCCCGCGCCGAAGACGCGACTCGCACGCAAACCTGA
- the istA gene encoding IS21 family transposase, whose translation MSKVELFAAIRRESRAGMSGRAIATKYRVSRHTVSDALASAWPRERKPLPPRPSVLDPFKPVIDDILKADLDAPRKQRHTAKRIYDRLIDEHGMHGVSYQVVRGYVAERKPKIRAEAGRGPVNVFLPQTHRPGEEAEVDFGEVVINLRGEPVTCMLFSLRLSFSGKAVHRIFASGGTEAFLEGHVHAFTTLGGVPTGKIRYDNLKAAVAQVLGFTRQRVETARWIAFRSHYGIDAFYCQPGIQGAHEKGGVEGQIGWFRRNHLVPVPQVDSFEQLNAMVDEWDAADDARRIGTRPHTIGEHFAVEQPQLTPLPDEEFETGTWLTPRVDRFSQVTVRTNRYSVPVRLVGRQVRVQLHASDLVIYDGRTPVARHERLMAKSRSRLDLDHYLEALLRKPGALPGATALEQARAAGKFTPVHDAWWEAVRRVHGDAAGTRALIEVLLLHRHMPHDHVVAGLATAVRAGALTADAVALEARKFAETDDHRSLDGPTMRHPAGNVVSLTERRLAQLPPDRRPLPTVTAYDQLLRHRRTVEGTGP comes from the coding sequence ATGTCGAAGGTCGAGCTGTTCGCGGCGATTCGTAGGGAGTCGCGGGCGGGCATGTCCGGACGGGCCATCGCGACCAAGTACCGGGTCAGCCGGCACACGGTCAGCGACGCGCTGGCGTCGGCATGGCCCCGGGAACGCAAGCCGTTGCCGCCACGGCCGTCGGTGCTGGACCCGTTCAAGCCCGTCATTGACGACATCCTCAAGGCGGATCTCGACGCGCCGCGCAAGCAGCGGCACACCGCGAAACGGATCTACGACCGGCTGATCGACGAGCACGGCATGCACGGCGTCTCCTACCAGGTCGTCCGGGGCTATGTCGCCGAACGCAAGCCGAAGATTCGGGCCGAGGCTGGCCGCGGTCCGGTCAATGTGTTCCTCCCCCAGACGCACCGGCCGGGTGAGGAGGCCGAGGTCGACTTCGGTGAGGTTGTGATCAACCTGCGCGGCGAGCCGGTGACCTGCATGTTGTTCTCGCTGCGGCTGTCGTTCTCTGGCAAGGCGGTGCACCGGATCTTCGCCTCGGGCGGCACCGAGGCATTCCTGGAAGGCCATGTCCACGCGTTCACCACGCTCGGCGGTGTTCCGACGGGCAAGATCCGCTACGACAACCTGAAGGCCGCGGTCGCCCAGGTGCTCGGCTTCACCCGCCAGCGGGTGGAAACAGCCAGGTGGATCGCCTTCCGATCCCACTACGGCATCGACGCCTTCTACTGTCAACCAGGCATCCAGGGCGCCCACGAGAAGGGCGGCGTCGAAGGGCAGATCGGCTGGTTCCGCCGCAACCACCTCGTCCCAGTCCCACAGGTCGACTCGTTCGAGCAGCTCAACGCCATGGTCGACGAGTGGGACGCCGCTGACGACGCCCGCCGCATCGGCACCCGCCCGCACACCATCGGCGAGCACTTCGCCGTCGAGCAGCCGCAACTCACGCCGCTGCCTGACGAGGAGTTCGAGACCGGCACCTGGCTGACACCACGGGTCGACCGGTTCAGCCAGGTCACCGTCCGCACGAATCGCTACTCCGTGCCGGTCCGCCTGGTCGGCCGGCAGGTCCGGGTCCAGCTGCACGCCTCCGACCTCGTGATCTATGACGGCCGCACCCCAGTGGCCCGGCACGAACGCCTGATGGCCAAGTCCCGATCCCGGCTCGATCTCGACCACTACCTGGAAGCGCTGCTGCGCAAACCCGGCGCGCTTCCCGGGGCCACCGCGCTGGAGCAAGCACGGGCGGCGGGCAAGTTCACGCCGGTGCACGACGCCTGGTGGGAAGCCGTCCGCCGGGTCCACGGCGACGCCGCCGGCACCCGAGCCCTGATCGAGGTCTTGCTGCTGCACCGGCACATGCCTCACGACCATGTCGTCGCCGGCCTGGCCACCGCTGTCCGCGCCGGCGCGTTGACTGCCGACGCGGTCGCGTTGGAGGCTCGCAAGTTCGCCGAGACCGACGACCACCGGTCGCTGGATGGCCCGACGATGCGGCACCCGGCCGGGAACGTGGTGTCGCTGACCGAGCGGCGGCTGGCGCAACTGCCACCCGACCGGCGGCCGCTGCCCACGGTCACCGCCTACGACCAGCTCCTGCGCCATCGCCGCACCGTCGAAGGGACCGGGCCATGA
- a CDS encoding RNA polymerase sigma factor, with product MATTSSFELSGEDSSPDSSAGFRQFYERASVDLISYGIACGLSHHDAADIVQNAMLGAYLAWDKLRDLGYERQEAYVVRSIRNGAYDQHRAHGRLAQLLDKIGNRQKTSYVQWDETPGGGEAGTPVLDLLRSLPDQQRQVLGRKAEGWTTPEIAAHLGIRDTTARTHLQKARKKLRELLAAWEASNDEG from the coding sequence ATGGCCACGACCAGCAGCTTCGAGCTGTCCGGCGAGGACTCCTCGCCGGACAGCTCGGCAGGCTTCAGGCAGTTCTATGAGAGAGCGTCTGTCGATCTCATTTCGTATGGGATTGCTTGCGGGCTGAGCCACCACGATGCTGCTGACATCGTGCAGAACGCGATGCTCGGTGCCTACCTGGCGTGGGACAAGCTTCGTGACCTGGGCTATGAGCGTCAGGAAGCTTACGTAGTCCGATCGATCCGAAACGGGGCATACGACCAGCACCGTGCTCATGGCCGTCTTGCTCAGCTGCTGGACAAGATCGGTAACCGGCAGAAGACCTCCTACGTCCAATGGGATGAGACCCCCGGAGGGGGTGAAGCCGGAACGCCGGTGCTTGATCTGCTGCGCAGTCTTCCGGATCAGCAGCGCCAGGTTCTGGGCCGGAAGGCGGAAGGCTGGACAACGCCGGAGATTGCCGCGCATCTTGGTATCAGAGACACGACGGCCCGTACCCATTTGCAGAAGGCCAGGAAGAAGCTTCGGGAACTATTGGCGGCATGGGAGGCGAGCAATGACGAAGGATGA
- a CDS encoding LysM peptidoglycan-binding domain-containing protein, translated as MASRAVRRTGQILTGLAALICLLAIAAGAPAALIWLGGNPLPGHLPTLTALSDLLTRPDDGTTFLATITVLGWIAWAWFTIPVIIEAIARLRGVRTPRLRAFTTPQKVAAGLLTAIGLLTSSPALAAATPGPAYATPLTTSTAVVHHTAGPATPASPAGPHHAAHTTPASQQAPGVYRVAPGDRLAAIADRFLADDDRYPEIAHANPALERRDHRFPDHIEPGWTIRLPAGAQDHGSRDHAHGTVLHPAPKPQPATPGAPGTTGQVSGQDEAGPAGATAPPPATIAPASTPGTGPATAATSMPVPSAAATSTGAPSKAATTPTAPTAAATAARPAHTAASGPASTPAAGPSAAPDQPAAPAAPAAESSDAVDAAITGTLAGAGILAALLLSILYRRRTRQRQHRRTGRRLPHPAAGATEQALLAAAQPADVDRLDAALHHLAASLAGYPVQNLPDIAGAWITTGHDQHGGAPVISLILTRACPNPPAPWLSDGTHWILPADVDLDPSAEHFTPLPALVTVGSQPGQHLLLDLERLGRVTVVGTRANTSGLLRYLITELACNRWSDDADITSAGLPEAETVLLAALNPDRIQATTDIPAACARIRRRITTVTTTLHDTGTADTLTGRLTDTGEAWAPRILLVADPDAPARTALDDLGTDLTAAGRCAAATVVATTTVSSPGHDQHTLTLLDNGVLQISLAAHGTPFLATEIRAATLPVAELAPLAEIMTQARAATDEPVPPAAEPEPWALGADAAGGLLPHHLFTAAPDPTTVPAGNQDQPAAPAAATPVDAQPAPGQPAIHPVPALETTACRDTRPVPPQHRSPADPDLDADLQAWHDQDPTRPLVSILGPVTVTAPGTEPDRRRFYAEIIVLLTGRGTRGITGDQISEALWPNQKVSPSSRRVAITRVRRWLGETPTGEQWLPEMGSDRLYRLTPGVLLDWHLFRRARTRGEALGPAGIPYLRAALDLVHGTPLDGADRAYAVGARTPYAWLPESELYPGHIVSAIVDTAHRLAELYLDSGDHTNARWAVQQAWTADPDRGDDGPWQDLMRIEHAAGHLAELRNLVGELMRARDAEYPEDLASSTYTWLRTLAPDLLSTGTFTG; from the coding sequence ATGGCCTCACGTGCTGTGCGCCGCACCGGGCAGATCCTCACCGGGCTCGCCGCGCTGATCTGCCTGCTCGCGATCGCCGCCGGCGCCCCGGCCGCCCTGATCTGGCTCGGCGGGAACCCGCTGCCCGGCCACCTGCCCACCCTCACCGCCCTGAGCGACCTGCTGACCCGCCCCGACGACGGCACGACCTTCCTCGCCACGATCACCGTGCTCGGCTGGATCGCCTGGGCCTGGTTCACCATCCCCGTGATCATCGAAGCGATCGCCCGGCTCCGCGGTGTACGCACCCCCCGGCTGCGCGCGTTCACCACCCCGCAGAAAGTCGCCGCCGGGCTGCTGACCGCGATCGGGCTGCTCACGTCATCACCCGCGCTCGCCGCCGCCACCCCCGGACCCGCCTACGCCACCCCACTCACCACCAGCACCGCGGTCGTGCACCACACCGCCGGGCCCGCCACCCCGGCATCACCGGCCGGCCCACACCACGCCGCCCACACCACGCCGGCCAGCCAGCAGGCGCCCGGGGTGTACCGGGTGGCGCCCGGCGACCGGCTGGCCGCCATCGCGGACCGCTTCCTCGCCGACGACGACCGCTACCCGGAGATCGCCCACGCCAACCCGGCCCTCGAACGCCGCGACCACCGCTTCCCCGACCACATCGAACCCGGCTGGACCATCCGGCTCCCCGCCGGGGCGCAGGACCACGGCAGCCGCGACCACGCCCACGGCACCGTCCTGCACCCCGCCCCCAAACCCCAGCCGGCCACACCCGGCGCGCCAGGCACAACAGGCCAGGTCTCGGGTCAGGACGAGGCCGGCCCGGCCGGCGCCACCGCACCGCCGCCGGCGACAATAGCGCCCGCCAGCACCCCCGGCACCGGCCCGGCAACCGCCGCCACCAGCATGCCGGTGCCCTCCGCGGCCGCGACCTCGACCGGCGCACCCAGCAAGGCCGCGACCACCCCCACCGCTCCGACCGCCGCAGCCACCGCCGCGCGCCCGGCCCACACCGCAGCCAGCGGGCCCGCATCCACCCCCGCCGCCGGGCCGTCGGCCGCGCCTGACCAGCCTGCGGCCCCGGCTGCCCCTGCCGCAGAGTCCAGCGACGCCGTCGACGCCGCGATCACCGGCACCCTGGCCGGGGCAGGCATCCTGGCCGCACTGCTGCTGAGCATCCTCTACCGGCGCCGCACCCGGCAGCGCCAGCACCGGCGGACCGGCCGCCGCCTGCCACACCCCGCGGCAGGCGCCACCGAACAGGCGCTGCTGGCCGCCGCGCAGCCCGCCGACGTCGACCGGCTCGACGCCGCCCTGCACCACCTCGCCGCCAGCCTCGCCGGCTACCCCGTCCAGAACCTGCCGGACATCGCCGGCGCCTGGATCACCACCGGCCACGACCAGCACGGCGGCGCCCCGGTCATCTCCCTGATCCTCACCCGGGCCTGCCCGAACCCGCCGGCGCCGTGGCTGTCCGACGGCACCCACTGGATCCTGCCCGCCGACGTCGACCTCGACCCGAGCGCCGAGCACTTCACCCCGCTGCCCGCCCTGGTCACCGTCGGCTCCCAGCCCGGCCAGCACCTGCTGCTCGACCTCGAACGCCTCGGCCGGGTCACCGTCGTCGGTACCCGCGCCAACACCAGCGGCCTGCTGCGATACCTGATCACCGAACTGGCCTGCAACCGGTGGTCCGACGACGCCGACATCACCAGCGCCGGCCTTCCCGAGGCCGAAACCGTGCTGCTCGCCGCGCTCAACCCCGACCGGATCCAGGCCACCACCGACATCCCCGCCGCCTGCGCCCGGATACGGCGCCGGATCACGACCGTCACCACCACGCTGCACGACACCGGCACCGCCGACACCCTGACCGGGCGGCTCACCGACACCGGCGAAGCCTGGGCGCCGCGGATCCTGCTCGTCGCCGACCCGGACGCCCCGGCCCGGACCGCCCTCGACGACCTCGGCACCGACCTGACGGCCGCCGGCCGGTGCGCCGCCGCGACCGTAGTGGCCACCACCACCGTCAGCAGCCCCGGCCACGACCAGCACACCCTGACCTTGCTCGACAACGGCGTGCTGCAGATCAGCCTCGCCGCGCACGGCACCCCGTTCCTGGCCACCGAGATCCGCGCCGCGACGCTGCCCGTCGCCGAACTCGCCCCCCTCGCCGAGATCATGACGCAGGCCCGGGCCGCCACCGACGAACCGGTCCCGCCCGCCGCCGAACCCGAACCGTGGGCCCTCGGCGCCGATGCGGCCGGCGGCCTGCTCCCGCACCACCTGTTCACCGCCGCACCCGATCCCACCACGGTCCCGGCCGGCAACCAGGACCAGCCGGCCGCACCGGCCGCCGCCACACCCGTCGACGCCCAGCCCGCGCCGGGCCAGCCGGCCATCCACCCCGTCCCGGCCCTCGAAACAACGGCCTGCCGCGACACCCGGCCGGTCCCGCCGCAGCACCGCAGCCCGGCCGACCCCGACCTCGACGCCGACCTGCAAGCCTGGCACGACCAGGACCCGACCCGCCCCCTGGTCAGCATCCTCGGACCCGTCACCGTCACCGCCCCGGGCACCGAACCCGACCGGCGCCGCTTCTACGCCGAAATCATCGTCCTGCTGACCGGCCGCGGCACCCGCGGCATCACCGGAGACCAGATCAGCGAAGCCCTCTGGCCCAACCAGAAAGTCTCCCCCTCATCGAGGCGCGTCGCGATCACCCGCGTCCGCCGCTGGCTCGGCGAAACCCCGACCGGCGAGCAATGGCTCCCCGAAATGGGCTCCGACCGGCTCTACCGGCTCACCCCCGGCGTCCTGCTCGACTGGCACCTGTTCCGCCGCGCCCGCACCCGCGGCGAGGCCCTCGGCCCCGCCGGCATCCCCTACCTGCGCGCCGCCCTCGACCTGGTCCACGGCACCCCGCTCGACGGCGCCGACCGCGCCTACGCCGTCGGCGCCCGCACCCCGTACGCCTGGCTCCCCGAGTCAGAGCTCTATCCAGGACACATCGTGTCCGCCATTGTCGACACCGCCCATCGGCTCGCCGAGCTCTACCTCGACAGCGGCGACCACACCAACGCCCGCTGGGCGGTCCAACAGGCCTGGACCGCCGACCCGGACCGCGGCGACGACGGACCCTGGCAAGACCTCATGCGCATCGAACACGCCGCCGGACACCTCGCCGAACTCCGCAACCTCGTCGGCGAACTGATGCGCGCCCGTGACGCCGAGTATCCCGAAGACCTGGCATCGAGCACCTACACCTGGCTGCGTACCTTGGCCCCCGATCTGCTCAGCACAGGCACGTTCACCGGCTAG
- a CDS encoding pilus assembly protein TadG-related protein: protein MTARRAITDPGMQACSRRARPDEGSISLFVAVAAFGVLAAIGLAVDGGGRMRTLQHADNIAAEAARAAGQAIDLNEAAATGNKRLDPDAAAAAGQQYLAVAGVTGTITISADRQQVTVTATDHYNTIFLGILGYGRLTVEGHGAAQLLTG, encoded by the coding sequence ATGACCGCGCGGCGTGCCATAACTGACCCCGGCATGCAGGCCTGTTCTCGCCGGGCCCGGCCCGATGAGGGCAGCATCTCGCTGTTCGTCGCGGTCGCCGCGTTCGGGGTCCTCGCCGCGATCGGCCTCGCCGTCGACGGCGGCGGTCGGATGCGCACCCTGCAGCACGCCGACAACATCGCCGCCGAAGCGGCCCGCGCCGCCGGGCAGGCCATCGACCTGAACGAGGCCGCCGCCACCGGCAACAAACGGCTCGACCCGGACGCCGCGGCCGCCGCCGGGCAGCAGTACCTGGCCGTCGCCGGCGTCACCGGCACCATCACGATCAGCGCCGACCGGCAACAGGTCACCGTGACCGCCACCGACCACTACAACACGATCTTCCTCGGCATCCTCGGCTACGGCCGGCTCACCGTCGAGGGCCACGGCGCCGCGCAGCTGCTCACCGGCTGA
- a CDS encoding TadE/TadG family type IV pilus assembly protein, protein MTWRPLRRPAVRDDGSAALELVILAPPLLTLLALAIIGMRIEVAGATIEGAAHDAARAASLTRNAGDAAAAAITTARAGLRQQGLSCTPDVVVDTSGFAAPAGQVGTVRVTIGCTVSFADVTGPGLPGSRRITSSFTSVIDVYRGRTVGLGSPVAPPAVNHRGGAV, encoded by the coding sequence ATGACCTGGCGACCCTTGCGCCGGCCTGCGGTGCGCGACGACGGGTCCGCCGCCCTGGAACTGGTCATCCTGGCCCCGCCGCTGCTCACCCTGCTCGCCCTCGCGATCATCGGGATGCGCATCGAGGTCGCCGGCGCCACGATCGAAGGGGCAGCGCACGACGCGGCCCGCGCCGCCAGCCTCACCCGCAACGCCGGCGACGCCGCCGCGGCCGCCATCACCACCGCCCGCGCCGGGCTGCGCCAGCAAGGACTGTCCTGCACCCCGGACGTGGTCGTCGACACCAGCGGCTTCGCTGCCCCCGCCGGACAGGTCGGCACCGTCCGGGTCACCATCGGCTGCACCGTCTCGTTCGCGGACGTGACCGGGCCCGGCCTGCCCGGCTCCCGCCGCATCACCAGCAGTTTCACCAGCGTGATCGACGTCTACCGGGGCAGAACCGTTGGGCTCGGCAGCCCCGTAGCGCCGCCCGCCGTCAACCACCGCGGCGGTGCCGTATGA
- a CDS encoding TadE family protein: MEIVVVIPAVLLLLFLSIQVAMYSVARSVALNAAQEGLTAARGYNGSAAAGSARAQDFVTRAGGDLLTDTHVSVTRTATQATVTVTGSSLSLVPGLHWQIRQSATGPVERWIE, from the coding sequence ATGGAGATCGTCGTCGTGATCCCCGCGGTGCTGCTCCTGCTGTTCTTGAGCATCCAGGTGGCGATGTACTCCGTCGCCCGGTCCGTCGCCCTCAACGCCGCGCAGGAAGGCCTGACCGCAGCCCGCGGCTACAACGGCAGCGCGGCCGCCGGATCCGCCCGCGCCCAGGACTTCGTGACCCGGGCCGGCGGCGACCTACTCACCGACACGCACGTGTCCGTCACCCGGACCGCGACCCAAGCCACCGTAACCGTCACCGGCTCCAGCCTGTCGCTGGTACCCGGCCTGCACTGGCAGATCCGGCAGAGCGCCACCGGCCCGGTGGAGAGGTGGATCGAATGA
- a CDS encoding type II secretion system F family protein, which produces MSDALRVALFFGVLAGAGVYLILRGILPAAPRLDLALQRLDTVTTTADTGSQSPIGRWLAARLEHRLHVPAQQLRLLGKTSERYMLEKIGLPVVGLLFVPALTFLLATMGVHLPFVLPVAGSLTMAVLFFLLVDVLIRQQADEAREQFSRAVATYLRLVALERSAAHGPVEALERAAQVGDGWVFDRIRAALDGARIAGIPPWDGLSQVADEIGVPALGDVGDIMRLSGTEGAQVYQTLVSRAQSLQVALRTREHERANTSTTLLYVPTSLMVMVLFALVGYPFLSRLIAP; this is translated from the coding sequence ATGAGCGATGCTCTGCGCGTCGCACTGTTCTTCGGCGTCCTGGCCGGCGCCGGCGTCTACCTGATCCTGCGCGGCATCCTGCCGGCGGCGCCGCGCCTGGACCTGGCCCTGCAACGCCTGGACACCGTCACCACCACGGCGGACACCGGGTCGCAGAGCCCGATCGGCCGGTGGCTGGCCGCCCGCCTCGAGCACCGGCTGCACGTGCCCGCCCAGCAGCTGCGCCTGCTGGGGAAGACCTCCGAACGGTACATGCTCGAGAAGATCGGGCTGCCGGTCGTGGGTCTGCTGTTCGTGCCGGCCCTGACATTCCTGTTGGCGACGATGGGGGTGCACCTGCCGTTCGTCCTGCCGGTCGCCGGCAGCCTGACGATGGCCGTGCTGTTCTTCCTCCTCGTCGACGTCCTGATCCGCCAGCAGGCCGACGAGGCCCGCGAACAGTTCTCCCGCGCGGTGGCGACCTACCTGCGGCTGGTCGCACTGGAACGCTCGGCCGCGCACGGCCCGGTCGAAGCGCTCGAGCGGGCCGCGCAGGTCGGCGACGGCTGGGTCTTCGACCGGATCCGGGCCGCCCTCGACGGGGCCCGCATCGCCGGGATCCCCCCGTGGGACGGGCTCAGCCAGGTCGCCGACGAGATCGGCGTCCCGGCGCTCGGCGACGTCGGCGACATCATGCGACTGTCCGGCACCGAAGGCGCCCAGGTCTACCAAACCCTGGTCAGCCGCGCCCAGTCGCTGCAGGTCGCGCTACGCACCCGCGAGCACGAGCGGGCCAACACCAGTACCACCCTGCTGTACGTGCCGACCAGCCTGATGGTGATGGTCCTGTTCGCCCTGGTCGGCTATCCGTTCCTGTCCCGGCTGATCGCCCCATGA
- a CDS encoding type II secretion system F family protein gives MTPLMFALLVAAAVLGIILAITGAVGASPAVARPARWRQRLLRSWTGAGLSDRRRRTRQLSLAAAVAVTVAVWLITAIPVAGIIAGAAVVGVPWLFGAGAAEQRAIAQLEALETWTRQLTAVVRTGLGLNEAILVSTRDAPAAIGDDLRLLEAHLRGGVPIPTALDRLAGRLADATADEVIVALRLHATDRGQSLADILDMASANVADDITDRREVWANRADPRLTSKVMTGLGIAAFSLLVINPPYARPYSSLIGQTVMVGSTLAFLGLLLWVRKLSGSKKPPRILDGGDPS, from the coding sequence ATGACGCCGCTGATGTTCGCCCTACTCGTCGCCGCCGCCGTCCTCGGGATCATCCTCGCGATCACCGGAGCGGTCGGTGCGTCGCCGGCGGTGGCCCGCCCGGCCCGGTGGCGGCAGCGACTGCTGCGCTCCTGGACCGGAGCCGGACTGTCCGACCGGCGGCGCCGGACCCGGCAGCTGTCCCTGGCCGCCGCAGTCGCCGTGACCGTGGCGGTGTGGCTGATCACCGCGATCCCGGTGGCCGGAATCATCGCCGGCGCGGCCGTGGTCGGCGTGCCGTGGCTGTTCGGCGCCGGCGCCGCCGAGCAACGCGCGATCGCCCAGCTCGAAGCCCTCGAAACGTGGACCCGGCAGCTGACCGCGGTGGTCCGCACCGGGCTGGGCCTCAACGAGGCGATCCTGGTCAGCACCCGCGACGCCCCCGCCGCGATCGGCGACGACCTGCGGCTGCTCGAAGCGCACCTGCGCGGCGGCGTCCCCATCCCCACCGCCCTGGACCGGCTCGCCGGCCGGCTGGCCGACGCCACTGCCGACGAGGTGATCGTCGCCCTGCGGCTGCACGCCACCGACCGGGGCCAGAGCCTGGCCGACATCCTCGACATGGCCAGCGCCAACGTCGCCGACGACATCACCGACCGGCGCGAAGTGTGGGCCAACCGGGCCGACCCGCGGCTGACCAGCAAGGTGATGACCGGGCTGGGCATCGCCGCGTTCAGCCTGCTGGTCATCAACCCGCCGTACGCCCGCCCGTACAGCAGTCTGATCGGGCAGACGGTGATGGTCGGCAGCACGCTGGCGTTCCTGGGCCTGCTGCTGTGGGTCCGCAAGCTCTCCGGCAGCAAGAAACCGCCGCGGATCCTGGACGGCGGTGACCCGTCATGA